One Mangifera indica cultivar Alphonso chromosome 4, CATAS_Mindica_2.1, whole genome shotgun sequence genomic region harbors:
- the LOC123213418 gene encoding rust resistance kinase Lr10-like, translated as MFLVLSMILFLLPPYSGAENGDEFCPPKTCSPDGPEIRYPFRLKTQPLFCGDEGFELSCLNDKTLLHLPFSGDYYVQKIVYYIGLITIVDVEETACTIQSLLAPNLRNSRFHVSNLNLEHTIFNCTNRINTSSHYDAVGPISCLSYDRNFVYVMPSYKYSDKILPLNCRKYKTVESSRYFTSADASRGTSTNPAIAIGWKPHKECDKCEDSGDYCGFDTTSNSVMCCKHDNPKFCFNYDRHHSPVKKIVLYIAVSIGGSTLLALVILIVYKSWKSENEKEAQLKVDKFLEDYKTLNPARYSYSDLKKITGKFKQRLGQGGYGSVFRGKFSNGIPVAVKMLEHSKENGEEFINEVATIGRIHHFNIVRLLGFCSEGTRRALIYEFMPNGSLEKFLFSRENESAQRPLSWEKLQNIAIGIARGVEYLHQGCNQRILHFDIKPHNILLDHNFRPKISDFGLAKLCSKEQSVITMTAARGTAGYIAPELFSRNFGDVSYKSDVFSYGMMLLEMVGCRKIIDLTIENQSQIYFPEWIYNKLSQGKELHLEFVEDEDEEIAKKLAIVGLRCIQWNPIERPSMPMVLQMLEGDLQSLEMPPKPFVSSNVEIGGN; from the exons atgTTCCTTGTACTGAGTATGATCCTCTTCCTTCTCCCACCTTACTCAGGAGCTGAGAATGGTGATGAATTCTGTCCACCAAAAACATGCAGCCCAGACGGACCAGAAATTAGATATCCCTTCCGACTCAAAACTCAACCACTCTTCTGTGGCGATGAAGGGTTTGAATTGTCTTGCTTAAATGACAAGACATTATTGCACCTTCCTTTCTCAGGCGATTACTATGTgcaaaaaattgtatattatattggCTTAATTACCATTGTGGATGTGGAGGAGACCGCATGCACAATACAAAGTCTTCTAGCCCCTAACCTCAGAAACTCCAGATTCCATGTTTCCAACCTAAATCTTGAACACACAATATTCAACTGCACCAACAGGATTAACACCAGTAGTCATTACGATGCAGTTGGACCTATTAGTTGCCTCAGTTACGatagaaattttgtttatgtaatgCCTTCATACAAATATTCTGATAAAATTCTGCCCTTAAattgtagaaaatataaaacGGTTGAAAGTTCTAGATATTTCACTTCGGCGGATGCTAGTAGAGGGACTTCCACAAATCCAGCAATCGCAATAGGATGGAAACCTCATAAAGAATGCGATAAATGCGAAGATTCAGGAGACTACTGCGGGTTCGATACTACAAGCAATTCTGTAATGTGTTGCAAACATGACAATCCAAAATTCTGTTTCAACTACGACCGCCATC ATTCTCcagtaaaaaaaattgtattgtaTATAGCCGTAAGTATTGGAGGGAGTACATTACTTGCGTTGGTGATACTGATTGTTTACAAATCATGGAAATCTGAGAATGAAAAAGAGGCTCAACTTAAAGTGGACAAGTTCCTGGAAGACTACAAGACTCTTAATCCAGCCAGATATTCTTACAGTGACCTTAAGAAAATTACGGGTAAATTTAAACAGAGACTCGGCCAAGGGGGTTATGGAAGTGTCTTCAGAGGAAAATTTTCCAATGGAATTCCGGTTGCGGTTAAGATGTTGGaacattcaaaagaaaatggagAAGAGTTCATCAATGAAGTGGCCACTATAGGAAGGATACACCATTTTAACATTGTTCGTCTTCTAGGATTTTGCTCAGAAGGAACACGACGTGCTCTTATCTATGAATTTATGCCAAATGGATCGCTTGAGAAGTTTCTATTCTCAAGGGAAAACGAGTCAGCTCAGCGTCCATTAAGTTGGGAAAAGCTGCAAAACATTGCAATTGGCATTGCCCGTGGAGTAGAGTACTTGCACCAAGGATGCAACCAAAGGATCCTTCACTTTGACATCAA accTCACAACATATTACTTGACCATAATTTTAGGCCAAAGATTTCAGATTTCGGTCTTGCCAAGCTATGCTCAAAGGAACAAAGTGTTATAACAATGACCGCGGCTAGAGGAACTGCTGGCTACATTGCTCCGGAGCTTTTCTCAAGAAATTTTGGAGATGTTTCTTACAAATCAGATGTGTTTAGTTATGGAATGATGTTGTTAGAGATGGTTGGCTGTCGGAAGATTATTGATCTTACAATTGAAAATCAGAGCCAAATTTACTTTCCAGAGTGGATATACAACAAATTGAGCCAAGGAAAAGAACTTCATCTTGAatttgttgaagatgaagatgaggaaatTGCCAAGAAGCTTGCAATAGTGGGACTCCGGTGCATTCAATGGAATCCAATAGAGAGACCTTCCATGCCAATGGTATTACAGATGCTTGAAGGTGATTTACAAAGCTTGGAGATGCCTCCAAAGCCCTTTGTTTCTTCAAATGTTGAAATTGGTGGAAACTga